A stretch of DNA from Paenibacillus albus:
TATTGACCAACTATTATTTCAACCGCACATCCGATCTCGTGATCCAGCAAATCTCTGATTCCTATCAAAAAGTCATTTCGCAGGCAAACAGCGGCATCTATTATAATTTTCGATTCTACGAGAGTATCATCGACAACTTATCCGTCTCCCCGGCCATTCAATTGGCGATGACGAACCAGAGCGCCAACCGGGAGAAAGGCATCTACGCGATGAACCAGCAAATTAAGGAAGCAGTCCGATCCATCACCATCTATCAAGGGACGGACTTGAAGAGCATCGAATTCTACTCGCTCGATCAGGATGTGTTCTCGGACGGTCTCTTCTTGTTTCCGGTTGATCGGCTGAAAGAGCTGCTTAAGCTATCCGATATCCCGGATCATCGGTTTCTTGTGCTGACCAAGGAAAACAACAATTATTACTACAGCATCGTCAGGCCGATACATAGTCTGGCAAGATTTAACTTGATCGGCTATATCAAGTTATCTATGCGAATACCGGCGATTACGAATTTCAATGAAGCTCCTCCTGCCGACGACGAGAAGGCGAGTCTGCTCATCGTGAACGGAAGCGGAGAAATCATCTACAGTGCAGACCCTTCACAGATGGGCAAGCAAGCTCCCAAACAAGTCTTCGAAGTATCCAAAGACATTAACGTGGATGAAGGGGCGGGGTTAAGCGCTAGAATTGGAGGAACCCCGTATGTTGTATGGTATGGCAAAATCAAAAACACCGACTGGACCACCTACGAAGTCGTGCCTAAGGCGTCCATAGAGAGCAAGATTAACGAGGTGCGCAACACTTTCTATATCTACGGCGCGTTGAGCCTTGCTGTCTTCACTCTCATCACTTTCTTAATCACGAGACAAATTACGAGCGGCATCCGGCTGCTTCACAACAAAGTAACCCGTGTCGGCAAAGGTTTCCTTGGCACGAGCACGAGCGGGGCGAAACGCGGGAAGAATGAGATAACAGAGCTTGACCGCAACTTCGATTCGATGATCGACAACTTAAGAAGTCTCATTCATCAGAACTACGTGGAAAAGCTAGAGAAACGAGAGATGGAGCTGAATTTTCTGCAGGCGCAGATTAATCCCCATTTCCTATATAACACGCTCGATTCGATCAAGAATGAGATCGACATGGATGAGAAGGATAATGCGGTCCGCATGGTGCTTGCCTTATCCAACCTGTTCCGGATCTCCGTCTCGAAAGGGCAGAACATCATTACGTGGCAGGAAGAAATCGATCATGCCCGCTACTATATGGAAATTCTAGGTATCCGCTTTGGGGAGAATTACAAGGTTACTTGGCGCATCGACCCGGATATACTCCGCATGTATACGCTTAAGATCATTTTGCAGCCGATTCTAGAGAACGCGATCCAGCACGGGCTGGAGGGAACTGCCGGTAATGGGGAGATCGTAGTGGAAGGAGTATTGACGGACAAAGCAATCGTTGTTTCGATTCGAGATAACGGCGTCGGGATGAGCTCTGAGACAGTGCAAAGACTGCTCGAAGGTTCAGCTGACGGAGGGCAAGGCATCGGAATCAAGAACGTGGATAGCCGCATCAAAATGTATTTCGGCGCGGAATTCGGGATCGAGGTTTATTCGGTGCTCGGAGAAGGTACGGAGATCAGGCTAATGCTGCCTAAGATGGAGGAGAGGGAATATGTACCGGATTCTGATCGCTGAAGACGAGCTGCCTTCGCGCAAATGGCTAATGAAAAAAATCGACTGGGAAGCGCTCGGCTTCGAGCTTGTCGCTGCAGTTCCGAACGGTGCTGAGGCTTGGGAGCTGCTGCAGGCAAGACCTGACATTCGCGTCGTGTTGACCGACATCCGCATGCCGCAGTTGGATGGGCTCGAGCTGACTCGGAGAATCCGTACACTTCCTCATGGCGCGGACATCGAGATCGTCATCCTGAGCGGCTTCGGGGATTTCGCGTATGCGCAGGAGGCGATTCGCGGACACGTCGGCGACTATCTGCTTAAGCCCGTCTCCAAGGAGCAAGTCGAAACCGTATTTGAGAATGTGTACAAGAAGCTGGATAACCGCGCGGATGCTACTGATCGGCTGCTCGTCGCTGATCAACTCAGGCGTGAGAAGGAAGATGAGGGCAAGAGGGATTTTTATAAGAAGTGGTTCGAGAAGCAAGAGAAGATCGGCGATTTAAGCGAGGAGCTGATCGAGCATGGGATTGAGCTCGAAGGAGATGCATTCGTGCTTATGGTTGTTGAAATCGACCAATTCGCACGATTCGCAGCTTCCCATAATGAGTTCGACACCCGGCTGTGTCAATTCATCGTGATGAACATATTGAAGGAAATTGCCGATGGTTATTCTGCGCTCGATTCCGTCTTGCTGGGAGCAGGCTTCGCGCTGTTTATTTTCCCAGGGCCAGTAGAATCGAACTTCCGCGCTCAGCTCACAGCGACAATTGGCGAAGCAATGCAGGAAGCCATCCATCGGTTCATGCGTCCGTTTCCCATTACGGTGTCTATTGGCGCTGCTTTCTGCGACACGAGTGAGCAAATGCCGGCTTGCTATAGGAGTGCAGTTGAAGCGCTGCGGCTGAAATTCTTTACAGGCTTATCTTCATTGAACTGCAAGGATGCAAGCACACCTCTGCGTATAGAGAAGGAAATCGCGTATCCGGTCGAGACGGAGAAGCAAGTCGCTTCCTGCTTGAAAAGGGGTGAAACGGACAGAGGGGTCGCGCTCTTCGAGCAGTTTCTAGATACGATCGCAGCATCTGCTTCGAGCAGCGTCATTCGAGTCATGACGGCAGAGATGCTCGTTCATTTGCTCAAAGAGATGAGGGAAGTGAAGTCACTGCCTGTGCCAGCTGAATTCATGCTGAAGTTCACGGAGGAGATCAAGAGTGAGGAGACGTTCTCGTCTTTGCGGCTTAAGGCGGTTGAGCATTTCCGTTTCATTATGTGGACCGTGGCGCAGGATGGCAAAGAGTTGTCTATAGTTGCTAGAGGAATCGAATATATGAAGATCAAGCTGAACCGCGACATCTCGCTGCAAGAGGTAGCCGAGTATGTTGGCGTCAGTTCTTCGTACTTCAGTGTGTTGTTCAAGCAGGAGAAAACCTGCAACTTCGTCGATTACTTGATTCGGATCCGCATGGAGCGCAGCCTCGAATTGCTCGAAAGCACGGGTAACACCATTGCGACAATCGGAGAAGAAGTCGGCTACCAGAATTACCGTTATTTCACGAAGGTGTTCAAGGAATACCACGGCTTCACGCCAACGCAGTACCGAGAAGGAATTAGGAGCCTCTAATGTGGTAATAAAGTGCCTTGATGTCGATTTCGGCAGAGAATCTGCAAACTAACTGATATTCTTGATCCGAGACTCTCAACACCAGAAAGCTGCCGATAGAGGCTCTATCCAGATCCGAGAGTGCTGTATCTGCACTCTCGCTAGCACGAGCCGTCAATTCCGCATTCGGTGAGCGCGAAACCCCTTCCCGACACAAACCTTCGGACCAATCCGAAGGTTTTTTCATGTCTACTCGCCGACGCTCCTAAAAAAAACGATACATGAGTCAAATTCTTTGTCACTACACGCCACCTGCATGTGCGTATACAATCAAGTTAAGCTTAGCTAAGGCGATATTTTAAGTAAGGGTAAGGGGAGCGGGCAATATGGAAGTAACGGCGGCAATGACGAGAGAAGCCCAGAAGAACCGGCAGCAACGGAAGCTTCTCCGAACAATTTGGAAACACCGGATCTTTTATTTGTTCGTCATTCCAGGCGTAGTATGGTTTATCGTATTCTGTTATTTGCCTTTGTACGGGTTGACGCTCGCATTCAAGGATTTCTCCTACGCAGGTGGTATCTTCGGTGGCAAATACGCAGGGCTCACGTACTTCAAGCAGTTTTTCGATTATTATCTCTCTACAGACATTATTCGCAACACAGTGGTTATCAGCTTCCTCAAGCTGATCATCGGGTTCCCGGCGCCGATCATCTTGGCGATTATGCTGAATGAAGTGAAGAACCACGCATTCAAGCGTTCGTTGCAAACGATCTCGTATTTGCCATATTTCGTCTCCTGGGTTGTCGTTGTAACGCTGCTTAACCGGCTGCTGACAACCGACGGGGGACCGGTCAATGAAATGCTGCACTCGCTCGGCTTGAAGCCCATCATGTTCATGGGCAACGTAGACTGGTTCTACCCGCTCATTATCGGTTCCTTCGTCTGGAAGACCATCGGCTGGAACTCGATTATCTATCTCGCAGCCATAGCAGGCATTGATCCTGAGCTGTACGAAGCAGCCAAGATCGACGGGGCGAGCCGATTACGCCAAATGTGGCATGTCACCTTGCCAGGTATCCGAGACATTACGATTATCCTGTTCATTCTAGGAATCGGTAGCCTGATGTCCGCCGGATACGAGCAGATGCTGCTCTTCAAGAATCCAGCGACGGAAGCGATTGGCTCGGTGCTCGACACGTATTCGATCGAAGCGGGAATCAAGCAAGGACGCCTGAGTTACGCGACGGCGGTCGGATTCTTCCAAAGCGCGATCGCATTCATTCTCATTCTCGTCGTGAATCGAATTGGCAAAAAAGTAAGCGATGTGTCGTTGTTCTAATCGCTTGCCCAGAAAGGAGGGGCCGCATGCTCCGCAAATTCTCTTTCTTCTCAATCACGAACTATGCCTTGCTGCTCCTGCTTGCTTTTTGCATGGTATATCCGTTCGTGTACATTCTCGCGTATTCGCTCAACGACGGCCTCGATTCCATGAAAGGCGGAATAAGCTTCTGGCCTCGGCAGTTTACGCTAGAGAACTACATTGAAGTGTTCAAAGATCCTGCGATCATGAACGCGTACAAAATAACGATTGCCCGAACGGTCGTCGGCACGCTGACGCATCTGATCGTCACAACGCTGTTCGCCTACGCGCTGTCGAAGAGAACGCTGCCAGGACGCAACTTTATCTCGTTCTTCATCTTTATCCCGACGATCTTTGGAGGCGGTTTCATCCCGTACTTCATCCTGATGCAGCGGCTTCATCTGTATAATAGCTTCTGGGTATACATCATTCCTGCACTCTATAACTTCTTCCATATCGTCGTTATGCGGACATTTTTCCAACAAATACCTCCTGAATTGGAGGAATCGGCCAAGATCGACGGATATGGCGATGTGGCGATATTTCTGAAGATCATTCTCCCGCTGTCGGGCTCGGTCATCTCTGTCATCGCGATATTCATGGGCGTCTCGCATTGGAACGATTGGTTCACAGGCACGTTCTTCATCTCTGACAAGAACCTCGTGCCGGTTCAAACGCTGCTGCAGGAAATGCTGACACGATCAGAGGCTCTGCTCGATGCGGTGAAACGAGCATCTCAATTCGGTGGAAACACGATGTCTCCGGCAGGCACGCAAGCGGTCCGCATTACGCCGGAGTCGCTAAGAATGGCAGTGCTGGCGATCGCGACTGTACCGATACTGGTGATTTACCCCTTCTTTCAAAAGCATTTTGTCAAAGGTGCGCTGCTTGGCTCGGTGAAAGGATAATCCCTGAGCGCTCAGGTTTTATCATAGAAAGAAACTCATCTCAACACATTGACTGGGGGACAACGAAGTGAAGGAGCTTCTTGGCTGGAAAAAAGGCTTATCTGTATTAGCAGTCGCAAGCTTGACGGCACTCACAATCGCAGGCTGCTCGAACTCGAATTCGAATTCCAATTCGAATTCGAGCGAAGGGAATTCGGCTGCAGCAGCATCGAATGCGAATTCAAAGTCGAATACCACCGACGCAGCGGCAAACAATTCCAAGTCGACTGACGGGGAGACGGCTAACGAACCGCTCAAGCAAGTGAAGCTGTCCTTGCTCACGAACTGGAACGGGTGGAACAGTGCTCCGCCGGACGAAGAGAACAATCCGATTGCGAAAGTGATTCGGGAAAAAACAGGCGTAACGCTGGATATAATTCCGGTTAATCAGAACGAAGTCGAGAAGATCAATACGATGTTTGCAACGCAGGATTTGCCTGACATCTACATCGGCGCTCCTTGGGTCGGCGGTGCGGAGATGGAAGCCTTCTATAAAGCAGGGAACGAAGGGCAGCTGACAGATCTGACGCCATACCTGGACAAATTCCCGAACATTACGAAGTATATGGCGAAGGACAAAGTTCCGGCAGGCTTCTATAACCGCTACATTGATCCTTCGAATTTCGGCGGTAAGTCGTATTTCCTGATCTCAACTCCGATGACGCCGCAGGACAGCACGGACTGGCTGTACAGCTCCTACATTCGCAAGGATATCGCCGCTAAAGTCGGCATTGATCCGCAATCGGTTCATACGCCGGACGACTACTATAATTTGCTGAAGAAAATTAAGGATTTGGGTCTGAAAGAGAACGGTAAAGACATCATCCCGGCAGGCGGCTTCCATGGAGGCTGGGCTGTCGATTACATGGCTAATCGCTTCTTCCTTGATACTGGCGATGGTGGATGGATGACAGATAAAGACGGCAATGTGAAATACGGGTTCATGACACAGAACCAAACCGATGAAGTGCTGTACATGCGCAAGCTGATCTCCGAGGGTCTCATTGATCCGGAAGCATTCCTTCAATCCGAAGCGATCGCGAACGAGAAAGTGTCACAAGGCAGATATGCCGTCCTGACTGCACACTTCAATTCGATTTATGATGCAACACGCTCGTTCGTTAAGGATCATCCAGATGCGGAGTTCGTGCCGGTAGGCCCGTTCAACGACCGCGACGGTAATCCGAACCGTGCCGTATTCAATCAAGGCACATCGAACGTAATTGCGTTCCCTAAGTCGAATAAAGACATTGAAGCGTCGCTCCGCCTCATCGACTACCTGTATTCCGACGAGGGAAACTTGCTCGTGAAATATGGAATTGAAGGTCAGACCTACACCATGAAGGATGGTAAGCCGGTTGCGATTCCGGATGTGCTGAAGAAGAAACAGGAAGATCCGAACTACGCGCTGAGCCTAGGACTCGACGCCGGCTACAACGCGCTGACCGGTCCAGACCGTACCTTCTCGCTATTCGGCGGTCCATTAGGTCATGAAGCGGATCCGAAGAGCAAGCTGCAAGAGGAATACACGAAGATTCTTCGTCCGCAAGGCGTACAGATGGTGACAACCATTGACCCTGGCAGTGTAGTTCGCACTGATCCGAAATGGGAATCGAACTTCAAACCGATCGTTGACAATCAACAGAGCGTAATACAACAAGCGTACTATGCGAAGTCCGATGACGAAGCGATCAAGATTCTCGATCAAGTCAGAGCGCAGCTGGAGAAAGCAGGCATTCACGACATCGAGAAAATGCTGACGGAGAAAAACAAAGAAACGCCGATGACGTTCTACATTACGGGCAACTAATTCAAAACTAAAGACGCGGGCAGGTTCAATCGTCATAACGACGTGGCTTGCTCGCGTCTTTTCCTATGAGAGAGGATGTAACCTATGCAGCAGGCGCTAAGAATAAGTACGAACAGACGACACCTTATTATGGAGGATGGCGAGCCATTCTTCTGGATGGGCGATACCGCGTGGAACATTTTGCAGCTGAGGAGGGAGGATGTCGAGTTCTATCTTAGGACGAGAGCAGAACAAGGCTTTACCGTCATCTTGTGCGTCATCTTGGTAGAAGATCTAGACAAGGGTAACGTATACAGCAAGCGGCCGCTAAGGCGGAACGAGGAAGGACAGTATGATCCATCGCTGCCCAATCTTGCGGAAGAAGGTGAATACGGCTACTGGGACCATGTCGATTACATCGTAAATAAGGCGGCTGAGTATGGACTTTACGTCGGTTTATTGCCGGCTTGGGGCGATAAATTCAATCATCTGTGGGGATTAGGGCCTGAGATTCTGAAACCGGGGAATGCAACGGCATACGGCGAATGGCTGGGTAACAGGTACAGGGATCAACCGAATATCATCTGGGTGCTCGGCGGTGACCGAACGGTATCGAACCGCAGGCATTACGCCGTTATCCATAACATGGCAGAGGCGCTTCGCCAGGAAAGCGGCGGTGCCCAGCTAATTACATTCCACCCGAACGGGGAATATTCGTCTTCTCTCTATTGGCACGAAGAAGATTGGCTTGATTTCAACATGCTGCAATCCAGCCATTATCGGCTTCATCATCCGAATGACGAAATGATTGCAAGCGATTATCTCCGTGAACCCGCAAAGCCGGTCCTCGACGCTGAGCCCTGCTACGAGGATCACCCGATAGGCTTTAAGCCGGAGAACGGCTGGTTCGATGACAAGGATGTCCGCCACGCTGCTTATTGGGCACTGTTCGCAGGTGCGTTCGGCCACACTTATGGTCATCATAGTGTATGGTCGTTCACCGAGGAGCCTACCGATTATTTCATCATGTCGTGGAAGGTCGCATTAGCTAGACCGGGAGCGCAGCAGATGGCGCACATTAAGCGCTTGATGATATCGCGGCCGATGCTTGTGCGCGTACCGGATCAAACGCTGCTCGCTGCGAATCCGCCAGGGGCTGGACGCCAGCGAGCATGCCGTGGCGCGGATTACGCATTTATCTATACGCCGAACGGACTGCCGATTGATTGTCAATTGGGTCGAATCTCCGGCAGTACGGTCATAGCAAGCTGGTTCAACCCGCGTTCCGGTGAGACGGTTCCCGCCGGTTCGTTCGCAAACACGGGGCAACGGCGATTCGTTCCGCCTTCTTGCGGACGGCGGGACGATTGGGTTCTGATTCTGGACGCCGCGCAGCAGCGTTGAGACGCAGTCCGTAGATATGTGTGCACAACATGAAAGAGCAGTTGCTGGGATGCGACTGCTTTTTTGTGCTGTCACACCTGTTCATGGCGCGTAATTGCAATTGACAGTCTACAGGTCAATGTTTAGCATTTTTAATATAGTACTGCGAACGGGAGATGAGTTTGTGATGGACTTTCCAATCATTCAATATGATTCTTCCTATGCGCTGCAAACAGTTACGATGTGGAGAGAGAGCAAGCAACAAGCAATTGGGCAGAGTGATAGTCATCCCATCGAGGACCATCTCTATTTTCTCAATCACATCTTAGTTCAAGATAATAAAGTGTATCTAGCAATGGATGCTGCCGAGGAGCAGGTCGTAGGCGTATTAGCTTGTAACGAGAACTGGGTAAATCAGCTGTACATTCACATCGACTACCAAGGGAGAGGCATCGGGAAGAAGCTGCTGAATCTCGCGAAGGAGCAATCGGATGGAACTCTGTACCTATACACTTTCGACGTGAACAAGAAAGCCCAGCATTTCTATGAAAGAAACGGATTCCGCATCATTGGCCGAGGAAACGAGAATGAAGAACAGCTAGATGATATTAAGTATGAGTGGAACAAGCCGGGTAACTAGAATTATTTTAGGATTCGACCAATTTCGACAGACTTTGCGCTTTTAAAGGATCATATTGGACATGAACAAGGAAGCGCTTTCCTACGAGACTTTAATCTGATGAGGTTGTGGAAGGAGTGTACGCTGTATCATGTTTACTTTGGAAGGAAAAACGGCGCTAATTACCGGGGGAACGCAAGGACTAGGTCTTGAATTTGCCCGCGCGCTAGGGAATGCCGGAGCACAAGTTGTCGTCACTAGCCGAGATCTCGGCAAAGCAGAGCAAGCAGCCGCGCAGTTGTCCGAAGAAACGGGCAGGAGAGCGGCAGGATTGGCGCTTGATGTGCTTGATTACACACAGATCGAACGAGCAGCCTTGGAAGTCATCGAGAAGTTCGGGCGTATTGATATCTTAATTAATAATGCTGGCGTGAACGTGCGCAAGCCGATCCTTGATTATGATGAAGCGAGCTGGGATCTCGTGCAAGCGACTAATTTGAAAGCGCCTTTCCTGTGCGCCAAAGCGGTCGTGCCCCATATGATCAAGCAGAAATTCGGCCGCATCATTAACATTGCCTCCATGCTAGGCACTGTCGGCCTGGCAGAAAGATCAGCCTATTGCTCCAGCAAGGGCGGTCTCATTCAGCTGACGAAAGTGATGGCTTTGGAATGGGCGGAGCATAACATTACGGCGAATGCCGTTTGCCCGGGGCCTTTTGCGACCGAGCTCAATCAAGTCGTCATGAACAATCCTGAAGCCAATCAATTCTTTATGAACCATCTGGCTATTAAACGCTGGGGGAAGCCTGATGAGTTAGCGAGTTTGTTAGTATACCTTGCTTCCGATGTATCGAGCTTTATGACTGGATCATCCATCGTCATAGACGGCGGATGGACGGCAGAATAAGGAGGAGTTACTTAGGATGAGATTCGGACTGACTGCTTACGGAACGGTGTATCATATGGGGCTTGCTGGTGCTTCAAACCGAGTGCGCATTACAGCGAAGGATCAGATTGACATGGCGGAAGCTTATGGTCTTGAAGGTGTGGAAATTCCTCTGGACATCTTGTCCCAGAGCGATCCGGCTGAAGTTGCCGCTTATGCGAGGCAGAAAGGAATGTTCGTCAACGTTGCGATGGGCGGTTTCGAGCCTGCCGCACTTGTGAAAGCGCTTCATATGGCTAAGCTTGCAGGTGCAATTACGCTCCGAACTGTCGTTGGCGGGGCTAAATTCGGCGGAGATCGCCGGCATATGGCGGGAACCTGGCAGCCTTTTCTCCAGCAAATCTTGAGCTCATTCCAAGAGGCTACTGAAGTTGCGGAGACACTCGGCGTCAATCTTACCGTGGAGAATCACCAAGATATCTCGTCTGAAGAAATATTGTGGTTATGCGAAACGATCGGCTCTGAGCGCTTCGGGATTACGCTGGATACTGGCAACCCGCTTGCGACTGCCGAGCATCCCGCAGACTTCTTCCGCAAGGTTGCGCCTTATGTGAAGAACGCACATCTGAAGGATTACAAGATCTACAGATCCGAAGATGGCTACCGGCTCGTTCGCTGCGCAGTCGGGCAGGGCGTTATCGACTTCCCGGGTCTCTTCCAGCTCCTGAGCGAGGTTAATCCGAATGTAACGATGTCCGTGGAGCATGGTGCGCTTGAAGCGCGGCATGTTCGGGTGCTTCAGGAGGATTACTGGACCGAATATCCGCCGCGTACGGCGGCGCAGCTAACGCGCATCCTGCGTTTCGTAGAGGATAACGCCAGAGCGGGCGGCGATTGGAGAACACCATTCGAACGCGGTCAATCTGCGGATGAGATTGCGAAGTATGAATTGGAAGAGATGGATATCGCGATGGGTTACTTAACGCATCAGATGCGCAGGTTTGGCGAACGCAAAGAATCTACTTTGTCATAGGAGGGATTAGATTGACAACTACAGGATTGCAAGGAAAAAATGCGCTGGTGACGGGTTCAAGCAGGGGGCTTGGTAAGCAATACGCACTTGATCTCGCTCGTGCTGGCGCTAACGTGATCATTCATGATATTTCGGATAGCTCGGCTGCTGAATTTGGTGAAGCAGCTTCCGGCCATGCCGTTGCCGAGGAAATCAGGCAGCTTGGCGTCAAGTCTGCTTTCATTGCAGCAGATCTGGCCGATCCGGCTCAAGTCGAGTCGTTAATTAATGGCGCTATTGCCGAGCTCGGCTCCTTGGATATTCTGGTCAATAATGCAGGCGGCGATATTGGTCTGAACACGCCTCGTCCCGATCCAAACGATGCGCTTGATATATCCGTCGATGATATTCGTTCGGTTGTCGAGCGGAATCTATTATCGACCATGTATGCCTGCAAGTTCGCGGGCTCGTACATGAGAGAGAGAAGAGCCGGCAAGATCGTGAATGTCGGTTCAATCGCGGGACATGTGGCCGTGACAGGCGGAATCATCTATGCCTCTGCCAAGGCAGGCATTTCGTTCTATACGCGAAGCCTTGCAGAGCAGCTGCGTAAGTATGATGTGAATGTGAACTGCATTTCACCTGCTCCAACGTATACGGGCAGATTCCTCGCAACACGCACGGTGGCAAGCGAAGAGGGGCGGTCGCGCTTGCAGCGAATCGCGCAGCCGGAAGATATGTCGAGCATCGTCCTCTTCCTGTGCGGCTCCGCTTCGGACGCCTTATC
This window harbors:
- a CDS encoding sugar phosphate isomerase/epimerase family protein; amino-acid sequence: MRFGLTAYGTVYHMGLAGASNRVRITAKDQIDMAEAYGLEGVEIPLDILSQSDPAEVAAYARQKGMFVNVAMGGFEPAALVKALHMAKLAGAITLRTVVGGAKFGGDRRHMAGTWQPFLQQILSSFQEATEVAETLGVNLTVENHQDISSEEILWLCETIGSERFGITLDTGNPLATAEHPADFFRKVAPYVKNAHLKDYKIYRSEDGYRLVRCAVGQGVIDFPGLFQLLSEVNPNVTMSVEHGALEARHVRVLQEDYWTEYPPRTAAQLTRILRFVEDNARAGGDWRTPFERGQSADEIAKYELEEMDIAMGYLTHQMRRFGERKESTLS
- a CDS encoding SDR family NAD(P)-dependent oxidoreductase, which translates into the protein MTTTGLQGKNALVTGSSRGLGKQYALDLARAGANVIIHDISDSSAAEFGEAASGHAVAEEIRQLGVKSAFIAADLADPAQVESLINGAIAELGSLDILVNNAGGDIGLNTPRPDPNDALDISVDDIRSVVERNLLSTMYACKFAGSYMRERRAGKIVNVGSIAGHVAVTGGIIYASAKAGISFYTRSLAEQLRKYDVNVNCISPAPTYTGRFLATRTVASEEGRSRLQRIAQPEDMSSIVLFLCGSASDALSGETIVCWK